AGGCCGAAGACGAAGAAGAATGGGATGAGCGCCGTGTCTCGTTTTTTGATGCCCAGGTTGATTTTATTTTTGATGAGAAGGTGATGGTGCAGGTGAGTTGGGCTGTTGGATTTAATGATAATGAAGAGGTGGAGTGGCCTGAATAAATCTGCCTGAATTTTTTATCCTCAAATGCATAAATTATATCCTTTAAAATTCCAGCCTGTCTATAAAGACAAGGTTTGGGGAGGCACGCGCCTGAAATCATTGCTGGGAAAAGACTTTTCGCCTTTGCCGAATTGCGGCGAGTCGTGGGAACTGTTTGCCTTTTCGAAGGACAGCTCTGTGGTGCGCAACGGTTTTCTCAGTGGGAATACCTTGCCTGAAGTCATTGAAGTATACATGGGTGACCTGGTCGGGGATAAGGTATTCGAACAGTTTGGAGAAGAGTTTCCCCTGCTGGTGAAGTTCATTGACACCAACGATTACCTGTCCGTGCAGGTACACCCCGATGATGCCCTGGGCATGAAGCGTCATAACTCCTATGGTAAAACCGAGATGTGGTATATTATTGATGCTGAGCCGGGCGCTGAGATCATTTCTGGTTTTAACCGCGAGGTAGAACGGGAGACCTTGCGAAGGCATATTGAACAGAATACCCTGCGTGATATCATGGTGGCAAAACCCGTAAAAAAGGGCGACGTGCTATATTTGCCGGCCGGAAAGGTACATGCCATTGGTGCAGGTATTACCCTCTGTGAGATACAGCAGGCCAGTGATGTGACTTATCGCCTTTATGACTGGGACCGCCCTGGGACCGATGGGAAGCCCAGGGAATTGCATATTGAACAAGCCATGGAGGCCATCGACTTCAGCAAGGCCGAAGAATTTACGCTTGATTATGAGCCTGTGTTTAATGATAGAGTCAGCCTGGTAAGCGATAAACACTTCACCACCAAATTATTGACCTTTGACCGAAAGATCGAGCTGGATTACTACCTAGTGGATTCTTTCGTGTTGCTGGTTTGTCTTGAGGGTGGCTTTACACTTAGTTATCCAGGGGGCAGTGAAGAGGTTGCCAAGGGAGATGTGGTGCTTGTTCCGGCCGACATCAGGCAGGTAAGCTATGTCCCGCAAACATCCTGCCGGGTGCTGGAAACCTATATAGGATAAGCTTCAGGAAATCCTGATTTGGTTTAAGGGATTGGTGGTATCCGGCTGTTCCTTCATTCTTTGACCTTGCCGAATCGCTCCCTGATGGCTTTTTCACGGAAGTCGAAGATCTGTTCCAGTCTTCTTTTTACCATGATTTGGTGTACCAGTTTCCCCAACCATCCGAAGGGCATTTTGTAATGGAGGCTGTCAATCATTTCCACGCCGTTTTCGGCAGATTTCAGGTAATGCTTATGGTGCCAGAACGAGAATGGCCCGCTGCGCTGCTCATCCACAAAGAAAAACGGACCTTCAGCCTGTGTAATCTCGGTAACCCACTTGACCGGGACTCCCATTAAAGGTTTGACTGAATAGATGATAATCTGGCCCGAGTGTATTTCTTTCTTTCCTGAGAACGACAATACCTCAAAGCCCATATCAGGCGGGGTGATGGTTTTCAGGTTATAAGGGTCAGAAAAGAACGCCCACCCTTGTTCAAGGCTTATGGGGAGGAGCTGTTTGCGAAAAAGGTGATACATAATCCGGCTTAATCTTCGATCTGGGAAATAATACTGTCATCAAAGGGTTTCACGGTGGGAGCAAAAACGCTCTTGAGTTCTCCGTTCTCGTCCACAAGGTATTTCTGGAAGTTCCAGCTGGGGGATTTCTTGTTCCAGCCATTCTTGCCTTTTTCGGTGAGCCACTTGTAAACCGGGTGTTTGTTGTTACCTTTAACAGAGACCTTATCACTCATCAGAAAACTTACCCCGTAATTCCTTTCACAGAATTCAGCGATTTCATCTGTGCTGCCGGGTTCCTGGTTCATAAAATTGTTTGCCGGGAAGCCAATGATTTGCAGCTTCTTGTGGTACTTCTGATGCAGTTTCTCAAGCTCAGCATACTGAGGTGTGAAGCCACACTTGCTGGCGGTGTTAACAAGCAAGACCTTCTTGCCCCTGAAATTTCCGAATGGGATGGTGTCGCCTTTCAGTGAAACCATTTTCAGATCATAAAATGAGGTTTTACTCTTTGCGCTTGCGGGTCGACTCAGTTTCCTGCCGCTAAAGAAGGCCTGAATCATTGAAAATAAGCTCATGAAAAAGAGGTTTGTGAAAAAATATCCTGTTAAAATTTCCTTTTTTATTAACAGGAAGACCAGCGGAAGGTTCAGGCCTGATGACGGTTCTGGCAAAAATATCCCAGTTTGTAAAGATCAAACCATTTTAGCCTGGGTTTTTTCCCCAGCAAGTTGGCTTCTAAAGGTTTTTGAAGCATTCGGAAGCCCAGGGCAAAAGTGCTGCATAGTCTGAGGCGTTTCAGTAACCTAAATCCTTTGAGAAGGCGGACCATTTTAGCCAGTTCACTCCCGTCATCGAGGTAGTTATTAATAAATGCCAGGTTTTTGACTCCTTCACGACTTTTCTCCAGAAATTCGCGATTGCCCTGCAAGCCAATGTGCAGCAAGGGGTTGTTGATATGCTTAACGGTAACCTTGTTCTTCATGAGTTCATAGCCCAGGAGCGTATCCTCGTGACCGTAGCCCTTGATGTTTTCATTAAAGGGGATTCGCTGAAGAATGCTTTTGGGGATCATGAAATTGTTGGTCATAAATGAAAGGTGAGGATTCATGCTTCTTTCGGCAGCACCTCTGACCTCCCGATGTGTCCCATACCACCAGTGGAGGAAGGTGTCATCGGCAGGGGGCTGGGACAAATAGCTCCTTCCCCCGCAGACAACCAGGATTTCTCCGGTTTCATCCAGATAGCGCTTCAGGAAAAATTCATCAGGGGTTTCTGAATCGCAGTCCATAAACAGGATCCATGGGAAGCGTGCTTTTTTTGCCAAAAGGTTCCTGATGCGGCTCCGTCCGGCGTTTTCCTTGAGTTCTTCGTACCTGACCAAATCAAGGTCAGACAGTTCCCGGTTCAGCAGGCAAAACTCCGGATCAGAGGCGTCGTCCAGTATCAGGAGTTCAGCAGGTGCAGGAAGCAAGAGGGCTTGCCTATGCAGACTTTTGACCAGTGGTCTGACATCGTAGTTATATACCGGGATACAAATGCTTAGCATGAAAGAGAGCTTGCTGGACAAATATAAGGACTATTTTCCTGAACAGATCTGGATTTCAAGTCAACCCATGAAATGGAGAGAACTTGCGGAAAGTAAATCTTATTTTCTGTAAAAACCTGGTGTGAGGATCAAAAGCACGGTAAAAAGCTCAAGCCTTCCCAATAACATCAGGAAACTAAGCACCCACTTACCAACATCAGGGATGTGGGCATAATTGAATACGGGTCCCACGCTTCCGATACCAGGCCCCACGTTGCCCAGGGTGGCCACGGTAGCTCCTACCGCTGAAATGAAATCGAGCCCAATAACAGCCATGACCACCGATCCTAATCCGACAATGATTACATAAATCATGAAAAATGCCAGGAAGTTATGGATGATCTCGGAAGGGATTGTTTTTCCGTTAATTCTGACAGGTATCACGGCCATTGGGTGAATGAGGCGTTTGAATTCGAGCCGGACATTTTTCAAAAGCACAAGGTGGCGGATCATTTTAATACCCCCTCCTGTTGAACCAATGCAGCCTCCGGTAAACATCAGCAGGAATAAAAGAAACCACAGGGATCCTTCCCACTGAAGGTAATCGGTTGAAACAAAACCTGTTGTGGTAACAATAGAGA
The sequence above is a segment of the Bacteroides sp. genome. Coding sequences within it:
- a CDS encoding type I phosphomannose isomerase catalytic subunit — translated: MHKLYPLKFQPVYKDKVWGGTRLKSLLGKDFSPLPNCGESWELFAFSKDSSVVRNGFLSGNTLPEVIEVYMGDLVGDKVFEQFGEEFPLLVKFIDTNDYLSVQVHPDDALGMKRHNSYGKTEMWYIIDAEPGAEIISGFNREVERETLRRHIEQNTLRDIMVAKPVKKGDVLYLPAGKVHAIGAGITLCEIQQASDVTYRLYDWDRPGTDGKPRELHIEQAMEAIDFSKAEEFTLDYEPVFNDRVSLVSDKHFTTKLLTFDRKIELDYYLVDSFVLLVCLEGGFTLSYPGGSEEVAKGDVVLVPADIRQVSYVPQTSCRVLETYIG
- a CDS encoding SRPBCC family protein; the protein is MYHLFRKQLLPISLEQGWAFFSDPYNLKTITPPDMGFEVLSFSGKKEIHSGQIIIYSVKPLMGVPVKWVTEITQAEGPFFFVDEQRSGPFSFWHHKHYLKSAENGVEMIDSLHYKMPFGWLGKLVHQIMVKRRLEQIFDFREKAIRERFGKVKE
- a CDS encoding glutathione peroxidase encodes the protein MIQAFFSGRKLSRPASAKSKTSFYDLKMVSLKGDTIPFGNFRGKKVLLVNTASKCGFTPQYAELEKLHQKYHKKLQIIGFPANNFMNQEPGSTDEIAEFCERNYGVSFLMSDKVSVKGNNKHPVYKWLTEKGKNGWNKKSPSWNFQKYLVDENGELKSVFAPTVKPFDDSIISQIED
- a CDS encoding glycosyltransferase family 2 protein; its protein translation is MLSICIPVYNYDVRPLVKSLHRQALLLPAPAELLILDDASDPEFCLLNRELSDLDLVRYEELKENAGRSRIRNLLAKKARFPWILFMDCDSETPDEFFLKRYLDETGEILVVCGGRSYLSQPPADDTFLHWWYGTHREVRGAAERSMNPHLSFMTNNFMIPKSILQRIPFNENIKGYGHEDTLLGYELMKNKVTVKHINNPLLHIGLQGNREFLEKSREGVKNLAFINNYLDDGSELAKMVRLLKGFRLLKRLRLCSTFALGFRMLQKPLEANLLGKKPRLKWFDLYKLGYFCQNRHQA